The following nucleotide sequence is from Tissierellales bacterium.
TGAGCTAAAGAAAATATATAGAGAGAAATGGACTAAAGAAAAGGGCAAAAAAATCAAACGCTTTAGCGGAAATGAAACGATTTATTATATCGATGAAGAAGAAGTTCCAAAAGGTAAATACACTGAGTTTATTAAAACATTTGTCGAAGAGAATTTGTTTAAACTTATTACTAATCCTCACTATTTCAATGAAAAACTTCATTGGAAGGAAAGAAGAGATATTCTTATGAGTATCGTTGGAGAGATAAGCGATGATGATGTAATAAATTCTAGCGATGAATTGAAAGATTTAAAGAATTTACTGAAAGGTAAAGGCATAGAAAGTTTTAAAAATATAACTGCAGGGCAGAGGAAAAAACTAAATAGAGAATTGAAAGAGATTCCAGTAAGAATTGATGAAGCAAATAAAACTTTACCAAAAGCAGTACTTTCAAATGAAGATGTTCTAAATGCCAATATAGACAAAATTCAACTAGAAATTGAAGAGAAGAATAGACAAATAGATGATCAATCACTTGTATTTCAAGCATTTAATGAAAAGCAAAGAGAGTATTACCAGGCACAAAATAAAGTGCAGTCTAAAGAATATGAACTGAAAACTCAAAGTGAAAGACCTCTTCAGGAAGCAAAGATGGAACTCAGAGAAAAAGAGAGAATGTTAGAGCTGAAGACTAGAGATATTAATAATAACAATCAACTAATAGAAAAGAATAATGAAAAAATAGCAGCATATGAGAATCAATGCTCAGAGCTTAGGGATCAATGGTTTGAAGTAAATACAAGATCCTTTGAATCAAAAGATGATTTTACTTGTCCTACGTGTGGTCAGCTTCTTCCAGAAGAAGAGAGAGCTGAAAAATTAAAAACGATGGAAGATAATTTCTACGCTCAAAAGCAAAGAGACCTTGACCGCATAACAAAAGATGGTACAGATAAAAAAGAAAGCATTAGTCATCTTGAATCTGATAATGAAAAATGCTTAGAGGTAGTTGAAGGACTTACTAATGAAAGCGAGATTCTTAAATCTGAAATAGAAACTATCAAAGCGAATATAGAAAACTTTGTACCAGGAGAAATTGCTGAGGATGATGAACTAAAAAATCTCAAAGAACATGTTTCTATTCTCGAGAAAGAAATTAAGAAACCTGATGATGCTGAGATTAATAAATTAAGAGCAGAAATAGATACTCTTAAAAAGAAACAACATGAACTAAATGCTGAAATTAAAGAAATCAGAAGATGCGAAGAGACTCAAGCAAGAATTGAGGAACTAAAAGATAGAGAAAAATATCTTGGAGAACAAATTGCGAATCTTGAAAATCATGAAGAATTGTGTGATGAATTTGTGAGACAAAAAGTTGTGATGATTGAAGAAATAGCAAACAAAAAATTCCAAAAAGCAAGATTTAGACTTTTTAATACATTGGTAAATGGTGGAACTGAAGAGTCTTGCGATGTTACATTCTTTGGAGTTCCATACAATGATTTAAATAGTGCAGCGAAGATAGAAGTAGGCTTAGATATCATTGAAACTCTTATGAATCATTACGATATAAAAGCACCTATTTTTATAGATA
It contains:
- a CDS encoding AAA family ATPase, with product MKIELISLKLENFKGIRNQRIDFTEKTNISGQNATGKTTIFDAFTWLLFGKDSKDKKDFGIKTYDMHGKTIEGIEHSVEGTINISGIRYELKKIYREKWTKEKGKKIKRFSGNETIYYIDEEEVPKGKYTEFIKTFVEENLFKLITNPHYFNEKLHWKERRDILMSIVGEISDDDVINSSDELKDLKNLLKGKGIESFKNITAGQRKKLNRELKEIPVRIDEANKTLPKAVLSNEDVLNANIDKIQLEIEEKNRQIDDQSLVFQAFNEKQREYYQAQNKVQSKEYELKTQSERPLQEAKMELREKERMLELKTRDINNNNQLIEKNNEKIAAYENQCSELRDQWFEVNTRSFESKDDFTCPTCGQLLPEEERAEKLKTMEDNFYAQKQRDLDRITKDGTDKKESISHLESDNEKCLEVVEGLTNESEILKSEIETIKANIENFVPGEIAEDDELKNLKEHVSILEKEIKKPDDAEINKLRAEIDTLKKKQHELNAEIKEIRRCEETQARIEELKDREKYLGEQIANLENHEELCDEFVRQKVVMIEEIANKKFQKARFRLFNTLVNGGTEESCDVTFFGVPYNDLNSAAKIEVGLDIIETLMNHYDIKAPIFIDNKESINHVPVIDTQTINLIVSFDEDLIIENITA